The Sediminispirochaeta smaragdinae DSM 11293 genome has a segment encoding these proteins:
- a CDS encoding carbohydrate ABC transporter permease has translation MSSKSLSLTTPHMRSRHRLSGKNHSTMKFLLGFFIALIMFFPMYAVIICSVKTNGQVLSDPFGIPHPFDLTAFGLVLGKSGEFWGFLYNSIVIAVSTIVIVDLFAMAAGIALSRIRFKGRPLIYNFFIMGMLFPITVAVLPLYLQLRDLGLLGTQGGVILAEAAFGLPMAIFLFTGFFKDIPQELQDACQMDGGGMFTFFFKIVIPISRPVVATVSIITFIQSWNQFLFPLLVLDDSSKFTIPLGIMQFQGQFTTGWNQVMAFITISIIPMAAFYFSAQRYIVAGLTAGAVKG, from the coding sequence ATGAGCAGCAAGAGTTTATCTTTAACAACGCCGCACATGCGATCACGGCATCGATTATCCGGAAAAAATCATTCGACCATGAAATTCCTGCTTGGATTTTTCATCGCCTTGATCATGTTCTTTCCCATGTATGCCGTCATCATCTGCAGTGTTAAAACAAACGGACAGGTGTTGTCCGATCCTTTCGGCATTCCGCATCCCTTTGATCTTACGGCCTTCGGCCTTGTCCTTGGAAAGTCGGGAGAGTTTTGGGGCTTTCTTTACAACTCGATTGTCATAGCGGTTTCGACAATCGTTATTGTTGACCTTTTTGCCATGGCCGCCGGTATTGCACTCTCGCGGATACGCTTCAAGGGACGGCCCCTGATTTACAATTTTTTCATCATGGGAATGTTGTTTCCCATAACGGTTGCTGTCCTCCCGCTCTATCTTCAGCTGAGAGATTTGGGGCTGCTTGGCACTCAGGGGGGAGTAATACTGGCCGAAGCGGCCTTCGGACTCCCCATGGCCATCTTTTTATTTACCGGCTTTTTTAAGGATATTCCCCAGGAATTACAAGATGCCTGCCAGATGGACGGCGGCGGCATGTTTACCTTTTTTTTCAAGATTGTCATTCCGATATCCAGACCTGTGGTCGCCACCGTTTCGATCATTACATTTATCCAGAGTTGGAACCAATTTCTCTTTCCTCTTCTTGTTCTGGATGATTCGAGTAAGTTTACGATTCCCTTGGGAATCATGCAATTTCAGGGACAGTTTACCACCGGGTGGAACCAGGTTATGGCGTTCATCACCATTTCGATTATCCCGATGGCTGCCTTCTACTTTTCGGCTCAGCGCTATATTGTTGCCGGCCTGACGGCCGGAGCCGTAAAAGGTTAA
- a CDS encoding glycoside hydrolase family 3 N-terminal domain-containing protein, whose protein sequence is MQDYHDQALTLCKKMTIHEKLAQMYSVWFNIRPDGSLWLKDHTGMIVTESPVRFEELLKDGVGEITRPLGSQPIDARTAVKALNSIQEFLVKGTRLGIPALAHEECLAGLMAKGATLFPSGISLGALWDEGLVEKIARAIGDELYSVGSRQGLAPVLDVSRDARWGRTEESMGEDPYLVGTLATAYVRGFQGNDGRLLATLKHYVGHSFSEGARNHAPVRMGEDELSDVMLLPFEMAVKLAHAASVMPAYHDIDGIPMHASLTYLRDILREKWGFDGIIVSDYSGIGQLCHDHRVAEDLASAACLAIEAGVDVELPGHECYKSGALAAIERGDLPVALVDGCVTRVLEQKIRIGLFEHPYADVDAISLRSDEHLALAYEAAVKSMVLLKNDGILPLTTGKKIALIGPLADDPLCFFGGYSFPVHHILSSLEDRDEGAMTLKEVFESVPGALFSYAKGCDILSQRPKDAPVFPGDVHLDGSAQHSYVSHDKSGFPSAIEVARSADVVVLALGDLAGLFLAGTVGEGSDASSLVLPGVQQELLEELLGLGKPVVLVLLSGRPYSLKIAAERCSAILQAWLPGQKGGQAVVDILYGRQNPSGRLPVSIPKAAGAMPFFYNHKIKSAGTPIQLDFGATYPFGHGLNYTSFSFDAFRLDDKRVAIEGEITGSFIVRNSGERDGEEVIQIYVRDLYASRVRPVEELKGFKRVHLAKGESALVRFTVPVDMLNFTKGNFVRVVEAGAFEISIGRSSKDILFTDTVQVTGEDRILPEQWNMQSSITLSPCAF, encoded by the coding sequence TTGCAGGATTATCATGATCAGGCTTTGACATTATGTAAAAAGATGACGATTCATGAGAAGCTGGCCCAGATGTATTCGGTCTGGTTTAACATCAGGCCGGACGGAAGTCTTTGGTTGAAGGATCACACGGGTATGATCGTGACCGAATCCCCTGTTCGTTTTGAAGAGCTGCTGAAAGATGGCGTAGGGGAAATAACCCGGCCGCTGGGAAGCCAGCCGATTGATGCCCGCACCGCCGTGAAGGCGCTCAATTCGATACAGGAGTTTCTCGTTAAAGGGACGCGTCTCGGTATCCCGGCACTTGCGCACGAGGAGTGTCTTGCGGGGCTCATGGCAAAGGGGGCAACTTTGTTCCCGTCGGGTATCAGTCTTGGGGCCCTATGGGATGAAGGATTGGTGGAAAAAATCGCAAGGGCCATTGGCGATGAGCTCTACTCGGTAGGGAGCAGGCAGGGCTTAGCTCCGGTGCTCGATGTCAGCAGGGATGCCCGTTGGGGCCGGACCGAAGAGTCCATGGGAGAAGACCCTTATCTTGTCGGTACCCTTGCCACTGCATATGTACGGGGCTTCCAGGGAAATGACGGAAGACTTCTTGCAACATTGAAACATTATGTTGGTCATTCCTTTTCCGAGGGGGCGAGGAATCATGCACCGGTGAGAATGGGAGAAGACGAGTTGAGTGATGTTATGCTGCTTCCCTTTGAGATGGCGGTAAAACTGGCACATGCGGCCTCCGTCATGCCGGCATATCACGATATCGACGGCATTCCCATGCACGCCTCTCTCACCTATCTGCGGGATATCCTTCGCGAAAAGTGGGGCTTCGACGGGATTATCGTTTCTGATTATTCGGGTATCGGACAGCTTTGCCACGATCATCGGGTCGCCGAGGATCTCGCCTCTGCCGCTTGTCTTGCAATAGAGGCTGGAGTCGATGTCGAATTACCCGGGCACGAATGTTATAAAAGCGGGGCCCTTGCTGCGATCGAACGGGGGGATCTTCCCGTCGCCCTTGTCGACGGGTGTGTGACGAGGGTGCTTGAGCAAAAAATCAGAATAGGACTCTTTGAGCATCCCTACGCCGACGTCGATGCGATCTCCCTGCGGAGTGATGAACATCTCGCTCTTGCCTACGAGGCTGCGGTTAAATCGATGGTGCTTCTCAAGAATGACGGAATACTCCCCCTCACCACGGGAAAGAAGATCGCCTTGATAGGTCCCCTTGCCGATGATCCGCTCTGTTTTTTCGGCGGCTATTCCTTCCCCGTACACCATATTCTCAGCTCCCTGGAAGATCGGGATGAGGGGGCTATGACACTGAAGGAGGTTTTTGAATCAGTTCCTGGAGCACTCTTTTCTTATGCAAAGGGCTGCGACATTCTTTCTCAGCGGCCGAAGGATGCTCCGGTATTTCCCGGTGATGTTCACCTCGACGGTAGTGCCCAGCACTCCTATGTCAGCCACGATAAATCGGGATTCCCTTCGGCCATAGAGGTTGCTCGCTCTGCCGATGTTGTTGTCCTTGCCCTCGGCGATCTTGCCGGACTCTTTCTGGCGGGGACCGTCGGTGAGGGGTCGGATGCCAGTTCCCTCGTATTGCCCGGGGTTCAGCAGGAACTTCTTGAGGAGCTACTCGGTCTGGGGAAACCGGTGGTGCTCGTTTTGCTGAGTGGAAGACCTTATAGCCTGAAGATTGCGGCCGAGCGATGCAGTGCCATCCTTCAGGCGTGGCTTCCCGGGCAGAAGGGGGGGCAGGCAGTCGTCGATATCCTGTACGGCAGGCAGAACCCATCCGGCAGACTCCCCGTTTCCATTCCCAAAGCAGCAGGGGCGATGCCCTTCTTCTACAACCATAAAATCAAATCGGCAGGTACCCCCATTCAGCTCGATTTCGGAGCCACCTATCCCTTCGGCCACGGACTGAACTACACCAGCTTTTCCTTCGATGCGTTCCGGCTTGATGATAAAAGGGTGGCCATCGAGGGGGAAATTACCGGAAGCTTTATCGTGAGAAACAGCGGTGAGCGGGATGGGGAAGAGGTGATTCAGATATATGTCCGCGACCTGTATGCATCCCGGGTGCGTCCCGTAGAGGAGCTTAAGGGGTTTAAACGGGTACACCTCGCAAAAGGGGAGTCGGCGCTTGTTCGCTTTACCGTTCCTGTCGATATGCTGAACTTCACCAAGGGGAATTTCGTCAGGGTTGTCGAGGCGGGAGCCTTTGAGATCTCCATTGGAAGATCTTCCAAGGATATTCTCTTTACCGATACCGTTCAGGTGACAGGCGAGGACCGGATTCTTCCTGAGCAGTGGAATATGCAATCGTCGATCACGCTATCCCCTTGCGCCTTTTAA